A part of Methanomassiliicoccales archaeon genomic DNA contains:
- a CDS encoding DHH family phosphoesterase, with protein MDEAVQLPPNLLMRFKKAAEAVEKATSVRVISHNDADGICSASIICSMLFRKCKQFQCSMVKGFDENFVRGSVEGHDLLIISDMGSNNLDVLESLGIAVVVLDHHKPERDSDRTVHCNPHIFGIDGATEGCASSLALLLAVTVSESNWDLSGASFGGIVGDRQHLRGMAGINAYLLQGASKRKMIEERPGQIITDGPLRDALYATTEPFIVGVSGDRQGVDRLLADARVLDNLPYDSLEEEEKVRLNSLIVLRLLEQGVGLANLEELLSNRYYSPDRKVYSKDVANAVNACGKSENQGVGLAMLMGDVKASERAWKLKDEFQKQLLANCIAVNDRGLLHAENFQYFVSPDIDVSSETCGTMMQWVGDQTKPTVSLAHKGGEVRISSRANRHIVDHLGIDLGAALKEATAKVGGSGGGHNIASGGRIPLGKEDAFLKELDRALGEQKREKTYAAK; from the coding sequence ATGGACGAAGCTGTCCAGCTTCCCCCAAACCTCTTAATGCGTTTCAAAAAGGCGGCAGAGGCCGTGGAAAAGGCAACGAGCGTGCGGGTCATCTCGCACAACGATGCGGACGGCATCTGCTCCGCCAGTATCATCTGTTCTATGCTTTTTAGAAAGTGTAAGCAGTTCCAATGCTCGATGGTGAAAGGTTTCGATGAAAATTTTGTGAGAGGGTCGGTCGAGGGCCACGACCTGCTCATCATCTCGGACATGGGGTCTAACAACCTTGATGTATTGGAATCGCTGGGGATCGCCGTTGTGGTACTGGACCACCATAAACCTGAAAGGGATTCCGATAGGACCGTTCATTGCAATCCTCATATTTTTGGCATCGATGGGGCGACAGAGGGGTGTGCGAGCTCGTTGGCCCTCCTGTTGGCGGTAACGGTGTCCGAGAGCAACTGGGACCTGAGCGGGGCCTCATTTGGGGGCATCGTTGGGGACAGGCAGCATCTCCGAGGCATGGCCGGGATAAATGCATACCTGCTGCAGGGCGCCTCGAAAAGGAAGATGATCGAAGAAAGACCAGGCCAGATCATCACCGATGGCCCTTTGAGAGATGCTCTCTATGCGACCACGGAGCCGTTCATCGTCGGTGTGAGCGGGGACAGGCAGGGTGTAGACCGGCTTTTGGCCGACGCTCGGGTCCTGGACAACCTTCCATATGACTCATTGGAAGAGGAAGAGAAGGTGCGATTGAACTCGCTGATAGTCCTTAGACTTCTGGAGCAGGGGGTCGGGCTGGCAAACCTTGAGGAGCTGCTGAGCAACAGATACTACTCGCCCGATAGAAAGGTGTATTCGAAGGACGTCGCCAATGCCGTCAACGCCTGCGGCAAGTCAGAGAATCAGGGTGTGGGGCTGGCGATGCTCATGGGGGACGTGAAGGCGTCCGAGCGGGCCTGGAAGCTCAAGGACGAATTCCAGAAGCAGCTGTTGGCCAACTGCATCGCCGTCAATGATAGAGGTCTCCTTCATGCCGAGAACTTCCAATACTTCGTAAGCCCGGACATTGACGTCTCGTCCGAGACCTGCGGTACGATGATGCAGTGGGTCGGGGACCAGACGAAGCCCACGGTCTCCCTGGCGCACAAGGGAGGTGAGGTCCGCATCTCATCGAGGGCGAACCGTCATATCGTCGACCACCTGGGGATCGACCTTGGGGCGGCGCTAAAGGAGGCGACCGCGAAGGTCGGGGGAAGCGGGGGAGGGCACAACATCGCCAGCGGTGGCAGGATCCCGCTTGGGAAAGAAGACGCTTTCCTCAAGGAGCTCGACCGGGCGCTTGGGGAACAGAAGCGGGAAAAGACCTACGCGGCCAAGTGA
- a CDS encoding bifunctional N(6)-L-threonylcarbamoyladenine synthase/serine/threonine protein kinase, with amino-acid sequence MIALGIEGTAHTCGVGIVDEEGNILANEIRMYRPEQGGIHPREAANHHAEHLVPLVMQALEKAKVSAKDIELVCFSQGPGLGPCLRTVATGARAMALTLGVPIIGVNHCISHLEIGRIKTQAKDPVLLYASGGNTQVIAFANGRYRIFGETLDIGIGNMFDKLGREMGLGYYAGPKIEKAAKEGEKLLDLPYSVKGMDMAFSGIMTAAMQHRAKGERIEDICFSVQETTFAMLCEVTERAMAHIEKDEVLLGGGVVQNKRLQEMVARMTSDRGAKMFVPDRTLCMDNGAMIAWTGLVMHKAGVRMGINETMIDQRFRTDDVAVSWR; translated from the coding sequence ATGATCGCGCTTGGCATTGAGGGCACCGCGCACACGTGCGGTGTGGGCATAGTCGATGAGGAGGGCAACATCCTTGCCAACGAGATCAGGATGTACAGGCCGGAACAGGGCGGCATCCATCCTCGGGAGGCGGCGAACCATCACGCCGAGCATCTTGTGCCACTTGTGATGCAGGCGCTCGAGAAAGCAAAGGTCTCTGCCAAAGACATCGAGCTTGTGTGTTTCTCGCAAGGACCGGGGCTCGGCCCCTGCCTGAGGACCGTTGCGACGGGGGCCAGGGCCATGGCGCTCACGCTAGGGGTCCCCATCATCGGCGTCAACCACTGCATATCTCATCTGGAGATAGGAAGGATAAAGACGCAAGCGAAGGACCCGGTGCTCCTCTACGCCTCAGGAGGGAACACACAGGTCATCGCATTCGCAAATGGAAGATATCGCATATTCGGCGAGACATTGGACATCGGTATAGGCAACATGTTCGACAAATTAGGCCGAGAGATGGGCCTTGGATATTACGCAGGGCCTAAGATCGAGAAGGCTGCCAAGGAGGGAGAGAAGCTCCTTGATCTCCCCTATTCCGTCAAGGGGATGGACATGGCCTTCTCAGGGATAATGACCGCGGCGATGCAGCATAGGGCGAAGGGTGAAAGGATAGAGGACATCTGCTTCAGTGTCCAGGAGACCACCTTTGCCATGCTCTGCGAGGTCACAGAAAGGGCAATGGCGCACATCGAGAAGGACGAGGTCCTCTTGGGGGGCGGGGTCGTGCAGAACAAACGCCTTCAGGAGATGGTGGCCCGTATGACCTCGGACCGGGGGGCCAAGATGTTCGTCCCGGACAGGACGTTGTGCATGGACAATGGGGCAATGATAGCCTGGACCGGCCTGGTGATGCACAAGGCCGGAGTGAGGATGGGCATTAATGAGACGATGATAGACCAAAGGTTCAGGACCGATGACGTGGCCGTATCATGGCGTTGA
- a CDS encoding CBS domain-containing protein, translating into MNKKIKDKKVSEIMKTDLITATEDMTIKDLKALFDRYDYNAFPVVRGKAMVGIVTKMDLFKTFSTGMRLTRSGYFNLWANKVGDIMRRSVVFVHPDDSISKVIDYMVEFKLRSVPVIKGKELVGIVSRSDLVPHMVVEEE; encoded by the coding sequence ATGAATAAAAAGATCAAGGACAAGAAGGTCTCGGAGATCATGAAAACAGACCTGATAACAGCGACGGAGGATATGACGATCAAAGACCTCAAGGCGCTCTTCGATCGGTATGACTATAATGCTTTCCCGGTCGTAAGGGGGAAGGCCATGGTCGGCATCGTGACCAAGATGGACCTTTTCAAGACGTTCTCCACAGGTATGAGATTGACAAGGTCTGGATACTTCAACCTGTGGGCGAACAAGGTGGGCGATATTATGAGGAGGTCGGTTGTCTTCGTGCATCCAGATGATAGCATATCCAAGGTCATTGATTATATGGTGGAGTTCAAGCTCAGGTCTGTCCCGGTCATTAAGGGCAAAGAGCTTGTAGGCATAGTGTCGAGGAGCGACCTTGTTCCACATATGGTCGTGGAAGAGGAGTGA
- a CDS encoding HAD-IC family P-type ATPase, protein MSPKDRLLPSYLTRYFEDAKKDTFHEVDERKGWHNVSVEETFKLNQTSLDGLTEDSVEERRKEFGKNVLPTKKPPSIIEVFLRQFLSPLIYVLVAAGVIAGLLGDLKDSIFISIVLLINAVIGTFQEMKAEKSAEQLQKLLKTMVRVRRDGHEAIIPAEDLVPGDVVLLESGAKVPADLRLVQVQNLSVDESLLTGESLPVAKAVPELPEDLAVPERVNMAFAGTTVSQGRGVGVVVQTGGRTEIGQIAKAVTMVDDSKPPLVIRLEKFSKQISYIILLAALAMGIMAFLRGMPIIDVFFLAVALAVAAIPEGLPVAVTVAMAIRVTRMAKRNVLTRRLAAVESLGSCTCIASDKTGTLTVNKQTAKLICIGQEDRIAVSGEGYAGEGSLSMEGGGEVRPELKGHLEELVRAVVICNEASLRKDDGEWTYTGDSVDVALLALGYKMGLDVSGLRSSLRYLGEVPFESEKRFAAKFYERDGRPYVAVKGGVEAVLQFCTDMMCGGVLRPVDKDMVEKEASYLSEGGYRTIAVASGYVSSDGPMGEEAIKGLTFLGVVGLIDPPRPEVKDAVERCHRAGVNVVMVTGDHPSTAFAIAKELGIAEDRSQVVTGKELAEIGSPTVPLFLEKVKEAKVFARVTPVQKLEIVDSLIKLGNYVAVTGDGVNDAPALRKANIGVAMGSGTDVAKDASSIIVTDDNFSSIVAGVEEGRYAYENVRKVTYLLVSTGMAEITLFILALIFGAMDESTGKFIIPLIAVQLLWLNVVTNGIQHVTLAMEAGDPSVMERPPRNPNEGIFDKLMIRQVGISAVTMGVLAFLVFYYFSEIKDYGAFQASNLTLLLMVLLENVHVLNCRSERRSVFQVPIRNNYYLILGIIGAQGLHLLAMYTPVLQDVLRVEPVDFGTWAMMLGIALVLLGVMEVHKLMLRRSEAKAKEDK, encoded by the coding sequence ATGAGCCCAAAGGACCGGCTATTGCCATCATATCTGACAAGATATTTCGAAGATGCCAAGAAAGATACATTTCATGAGGTCGACGAGAGGAAGGGCTGGCACAACGTCTCGGTGGAAGAGACCTTCAAATTGAACCAAACTAGCCTGGATGGACTAACTGAAGATTCCGTCGAGGAGAGAAGGAAGGAGTTCGGTAAGAACGTGCTTCCGACAAAGAAACCTCCGAGCATCATCGAGGTCTTCCTTAGACAGTTCCTGAGCCCTCTCATATATGTCCTTGTGGCGGCCGGTGTGATCGCTGGCCTATTGGGAGACCTGAAAGACTCGATATTCATCTCGATAGTCCTTCTGATAAACGCGGTCATAGGGACCTTCCAGGAAATGAAGGCCGAGAAGAGCGCCGAGCAGCTCCAGAAGCTCCTGAAGACCATGGTGAGGGTCAGACGGGATGGCCATGAGGCCATCATACCAGCGGAGGATCTCGTGCCTGGTGACGTTGTGCTTCTCGAGTCGGGGGCAAAGGTACCGGCCGACCTTCGGCTCGTTCAGGTCCAGAACCTCAGCGTGGATGAATCCCTTTTGACAGGAGAATCGCTCCCGGTGGCGAAGGCCGTCCCTGAGCTCCCAGAAGATCTGGCAGTCCCAGAGAGGGTGAACATGGCCTTCGCCGGAACCACCGTGTCCCAAGGAAGGGGCGTCGGTGTGGTGGTCCAGACCGGCGGTAGGACCGAGATCGGCCAGATAGCCAAAGCGGTCACGATGGTGGACGACTCAAAACCCCCTCTGGTGATCAGGCTCGAGAAGTTCTCGAAGCAGATATCCTATATCATCCTGCTTGCGGCGCTGGCGATGGGTATCATGGCTTTCCTCCGAGGGATGCCCATCATCGACGTCTTCTTCCTCGCAGTAGCACTGGCCGTGGCGGCGATCCCTGAAGGGCTTCCGGTCGCGGTGACCGTGGCGATGGCGATCAGGGTCACCAGGATGGCAAAAAGGAATGTGCTCACAAGAAGATTGGCCGCAGTTGAGAGCTTAGGGTCATGCACTTGCATCGCATCGGACAAGACAGGGACCTTGACAGTGAACAAACAGACCGCCAAATTGATATGCATCGGTCAGGAAGACCGCATCGCGGTCTCTGGGGAGGGATATGCTGGCGAAGGTTCGCTGTCCATGGAAGGAGGGGGGGAGGTCCGACCAGAGCTGAAAGGACACCTGGAAGAGCTGGTGAGGGCTGTTGTCATATGCAATGAGGCGTCCCTCAGGAAAGATGATGGGGAGTGGACATACACAGGGGATTCGGTCGATGTTGCATTGCTCGCCTTGGGCTATAAGATGGGGTTGGATGTCAGCGGTCTGAGAAGTTCATTGAGATATTTGGGAGAGGTGCCGTTTGAATCGGAGAAGCGGTTCGCCGCGAAATTCTACGAGCGGGATGGGCGGCCATATGTTGCGGTGAAAGGGGGGGTGGAGGCGGTCCTTCAGTTCTGCACCGACATGATGTGCGGTGGGGTCTTAAGACCGGTGGACAAGGACATGGTGGAAAAAGAGGCATCATATCTTTCTGAAGGGGGGTACAGGACCATAGCGGTGGCCTCCGGATATGTCTCTTCGGATGGTCCGATGGGGGAAGAGGCCATCAAAGGACTGACGTTCCTAGGGGTCGTCGGTCTCATAGATCCACCGAGGCCAGAGGTCAAGGACGCTGTTGAAAGGTGTCATCGTGCAGGGGTCAATGTGGTCATGGTGACAGGTGACCACCCGTCAACAGCCTTTGCCATCGCAAAAGAGCTGGGGATAGCTGAGGACAGGTCTCAGGTGGTCACGGGGAAAGAACTGGCAGAGATAGGATCTCCGACGGTGCCCCTTTTCTTGGAAAAGGTCAAGGAGGCGAAGGTTTTCGCCAGAGTGACGCCGGTCCAGAAACTGGAGATCGTCGATTCGCTGATAAAGCTGGGGAACTATGTCGCTGTCACTGGTGACGGGGTGAACGACGCACCGGCCCTTAGGAAGGCGAACATCGGTGTTGCGATGGGCTCTGGGACCGATGTGGCAAAGGATGCCTCATCGATAATCGTCACTGATGATAATTTCTCATCAATAGTGGCGGGCGTGGAAGAAGGCAGGTATGCTTACGAGAACGTGAGGAAGGTCACGTATCTCCTTGTGTCGACAGGTATGGCCGAGATCACGTTGTTCATCCTTGCACTTATATTCGGGGCCATGGATGAGAGCACTGGAAAGTTCATCATTCCCCTAATAGCTGTCCAATTGCTCTGGCTGAACGTGGTCACAAACGGCATACAGCACGTTACCTTGGCCATGGAGGCCGGGGACCCTTCAGTGATGGAGCGCCCCCCAAGGAATCCAAATGAGGGGATATTCGATAAGCTGATGATAAGACAGGTGGGCATCAGCGCCGTCACCATGGGGGTCCTGGCGTTCCTTGTCTTCTACTATTTCAGCGAGATAAAGGACTATGGGGCATTTCAGGCATCTAACCTTACTCTCCTGCTGATGGTACTGTTGGAAAACGTGCATGTTCTGAACTGCCGTTCGGAGAGGAGGTCGGTCTTCCAGGTCCCGATAAGAAACAACTACTACCTGATATTAGGGATAATCGGGGCGCAGGGACTGCACCTATTGGCCATGTATACTCCGGTATTGCAGGATGTGCTAAGGGTCGAGCCTGTGGACTTTGGGACCTGGGCTATGATGTTAGGGATCGCGCTCGTCCTGTTGGGCGTGATGGAGGTCCACAAATTGATGCTTCGGAGGTCTGAGGCGAAGGCCAAGGAGGACAAGTGA
- a CDS encoding aminopeptidase: MQDPRFKKLADVIVNHSIKLQKGEVVYIELFDIPTEMAEVLITTVYEAEGIPLISQKSPRTLRKLYSGADEAAMKIFGELELEKMKRAQAYIGMRGANNLTELSDVPPKGMDLYRRLWWKPVHTEWRVPKTRWVVLRWPTPSMAQLAEMSTEGFEDFYFNTTTLDYKRFSKAMDPLVDLMQKTDMVRLVSPGTDLTFSIKGIPVIKCDGNLNLPDGEVYTAPVKDTVNGVIRYNTRSYYDGKIYDNIRFVFKDGRIVDATSSDTVGMNQVLDTDDGARFVGEFALGLNPYVTRPILDTLFDEKIAGSIHLTPGNSYDDAFNGNRSAVHWDLVLVQTKEWGGGEIYFDDVLVRKDGVFVLDELKGLNPDQLK; this comes from the coding sequence ATGCAAGACCCTAGGTTTAAAAAACTGGCAGATGTCATTGTCAATCATTCGATCAAACTCCAGAAAGGCGAAGTGGTCTATATCGAGCTGTTCGACATCCCTACCGAGATGGCCGAGGTCCTTATAACGACGGTATATGAGGCGGAGGGCATTCCTCTGATATCCCAAAAGTCCCCAAGGACGCTCAGGAAGCTTTATTCAGGAGCGGATGAGGCGGCGATGAAAATATTCGGAGAGCTTGAGCTTGAGAAGATGAAGAGGGCACAGGCCTATATCGGGATGAGGGGGGCCAACAACCTGACCGAGCTCTCAGATGTCCCACCGAAAGGGATGGACCTCTATAGGAGGCTGTGGTGGAAACCTGTCCACACCGAATGGAGGGTGCCGAAGACGAGATGGGTCGTGTTAAGATGGCCGACGCCGTCCATGGCGCAGCTGGCAGAGATGTCGACCGAGGGCTTTGAGGATTTCTACTTCAATACCACCACGCTCGACTATAAGAGATTCTCAAAGGCGATGGACCCTCTCGTGGACCTCATGCAAAAGACCGACATGGTAAGATTGGTATCCCCCGGGACGGACCTCACATTCTCCATAAAGGGGATCCCGGTCATCAAGTGCGACGGTAATCTCAATCTTCCCGATGGAGAGGTGTACACCGCACCCGTAAAAGATACGGTAAATGGGGTCATCCGATACAACACAAGAAGTTATTACGATGGCAAGATCTACGACAACATCCGATTTGTTTTCAAAGACGGTAGGATCGTGGATGCAACATCATCCGATACGGTCGGAATGAACCAGGTCCTTGACACGGATGACGGTGCGAGATTTGTGGGGGAGTTCGCCTTGGGGCTTAACCCATATGTGACCAGGCCTATCCTAGATACGCTGTTCGACGAAAAGATCGCTGGTTCGATACACCTTACCCCCGGTAACTCATATGATGATGCGTTCAACGGCAACAGGTCTGCGGTCCACTGGGACCTGGTATTGGTCCAGACGAAGGAATGGGGCGGCGGAGAGATATATTTCGACGATGTCCTGGTCAGGAAGGACGGGGTGTTCGTCCTGGATGAGCTGAAAGGGCTTAACCCAGACCAGTTGAAATAA
- a CDS encoding divalent-cation tolerance protein CutA, giving the protein MRSGGFKSSPTIPFLVIILPEKEEFSSVLVTCGSMEKAKAIAKDLINKRLAACANIWTVDSIYRWQGEVEESPEVMMLLKVRTEDFKEVCDSIRRLHDYEVPCVVRYDIADGLDIYLRWIHDVTER; this is encoded by the coding sequence GTGAGATCAGGAGGGTTCAAGTCATCTCCGACGATACCGTTCCTAGTGATAATATTGCCTGAGAAGGAGGAGTTCTCAAGTGTTCTGGTGACGTGCGGTTCCATGGAGAAGGCCAAGGCCATTGCAAAGGACCTTATAAATAAAAGGCTGGCCGCCTGTGCCAATATCTGGACGGTCGACTCGATCTACCGATGGCAGGGGGAGGTCGAGGAGTCCCCCGAGGTCATGATGCTCCTCAAGGTCCGTACCGAGGATTTCAAAGAGGTCTGTGACTCGATCAGACGGCTACATGACTACGAGGTCCCATGTGTGGTCAGATATGACATCGCAGACGGTCTGGACATCTATCTTCGATGGATACATGATGTCACTGAACGATGA
- a CDS encoding ArsR family transcriptional regulator codes for MAAKKSSDFDVYSTSTGLRQISNPVRQKILSELQRHDLSLSEIASLTGKAQSTLSVHLDKMVSEGLIGYRDDPQDNRRKIFYLISRPVGSSVVPREELKRAIGNTIARSIGLPSTFLKGTIRSIVIGMESIGFNMDPILKDIGKQIGMEVSKRFKSENVEGLIQEVKEFYKEHELGEVVVYSIHPVTLIIKDEYDCSKAPDVGRTLCLLNEGMLEAIFEVKLGMPLRVAEKETFGSNFNMCKYVIEPSL; via the coding sequence ATGGCAGCAAAGAAGAGCTCAGACTTCGACGTCTATTCGACAAGCACCGGCCTGCGGCAGATATCCAACCCCGTGAGGCAGAAGATATTATCTGAGCTACAGCGGCATGACCTGAGCCTGAGCGAGATAGCATCTCTCACAGGCAAGGCGCAATCGACGTTGTCTGTACATCTCGACAAGATGGTGTCAGAGGGCCTCATAGGTTACAGGGATGACCCTCAGGACAACAGGAGAAAGATCTTTTATCTCATCTCAAGACCGGTCGGCTCTTCTGTCGTCCCCAGGGAGGAGCTCAAGAGGGCGATAGGTAACACCATAGCAAGGAGCATCGGGCTTCCGAGCACTTTCCTCAAAGGCACCATAAGGTCCATAGTCATCGGGATGGAGTCGATCGGCTTCAACATGGACCCGATCTTGAAGGACATAGGAAAACAGATAGGGATGGAAGTGTCGAAGCGCTTCAAGTCTGAAAATGTCGAGGGCCTTATACAAGAGGTCAAAGAGTTCTATAAAGAACATGAGCTGGGCGAGGTGGTGGTGTACTCGATACATCCAGTGACCCTCATCATCAAGGACGAGTACGATTGCTCCAAGGCACCTGATGTCGGTAGAACGCTCTGTCTTCTGAACGAAGGGATGTTGGAGGCCATCTTTGAGGTTAAGCTAGGAATGCCCCTCCGCGTTGCGGAGAAAGAGACCTTCGGGTCGAACTTCAACATGTGCAAATATGTCATCGAGCCGTCGCTCTGA
- the mtnA gene encoding S-methyl-5-thioribose-1-phosphate isomerase produces the protein MKLEIDGEKRDVRALWYEAGKVMMIDQRCLPEKVAVLELTTVDQVADAIKNMTVRGAPAIGAAAAYGMLLAYKGGVDLVSAAKMLKGTRPTAHDLFFAVDHMMARIRSGEDPVEAAEEYCDSIIEKCRRIGVHGEPLIKDGAKIMTHCNAGALATIDHGTALAPIREAHRKGKKVFVYVSETRPRLQGMKLTAFELLNEGIPHAIISDGASGHFMRKDVDIIIVGADRIAANGDFANKIGTFEKAVLAKELGIPFYTAAPISTFDFSISSGKEIPIEDRAESEVTEIGGVRVAPIGSPALNPSFDMTPHRYLTGIITEMGVLSPQDVIKVKEEGMR, from the coding sequence ATGAAATTGGAGATCGATGGCGAGAAAAGGGATGTCCGTGCCCTCTGGTATGAGGCAGGAAAGGTCATGATGATCGACCAGAGGTGTCTGCCCGAAAAGGTCGCGGTCCTTGAACTTACCACCGTTGACCAGGTGGCAGATGCCATCAAGAACATGACGGTACGCGGTGCCCCGGCCATCGGTGCGGCTGCCGCATATGGCATGCTCCTTGCATATAAGGGCGGGGTGGACCTGGTCTCGGCAGCAAAGATGCTGAAGGGCACGAGACCGACGGCGCACGACCTCTTCTTCGCCGTCGACCACATGATGGCCAGGATCAGATCTGGTGAAGACCCCGTCGAAGCCGCCGAGGAATATTGTGACTCCATCATCGAGAAGTGCAGGAGGATAGGTGTCCACGGCGAGCCTTTGATAAAGGATGGCGCGAAGATCATGACCCATTGCAATGCTGGCGCTCTGGCGACGATAGACCATGGAACAGCCCTAGCACCGATCAGGGAGGCGCATAGGAAGGGTAAAAAGGTCTTCGTATACGTCTCAGAGACCAGGCCCAGGCTCCAGGGCATGAAGCTCACGGCCTTCGAGCTGCTCAACGAAGGGATACCTCATGCCATAATATCCGATGGGGCCTCTGGTCACTTCATGAGGAAAGATGTGGACATCATCATCGTAGGAGCTGACAGGATAGCGGCGAACGGTGATTTCGCGAACAAGATCGGTACCTTCGAGAAGGCCGTCCTGGCAAAAGAGCTGGGGATACCGTTCTACACCGCAGCGCCCATCTCGACCTTTGATTTCAGCATAAGCAGCGGTAAGGAGATCCCGATAGAGGACAGGGCCGAGAGCGAGGTGACCGAGATCGGAGGGGTGAGGGTCGCACCGATAGGGTCCCCTGCGCTCAATCCCTCGTTCGATATGACTCCTCATAGATATCTCACGGGGATAATCACAGAGATGGGTGTCTTAAGTCCTCAGGATGTCATCAAGGTCAAGGAGGAGGGGATGAGATGA
- a CDS encoding class II aldolase/adducin family protein — protein MRFMKERAEIVRFGKYLYDKGLVTGTSGNISVRGDEDTMLITPSGACKGMLSVSDMIEVRISDGELLSEGRPSMETPFHLAFYRKRRDVNAVVHSHPLYCTIFAVAGLRVFTTLTPESLLVLGREVPYVPYATPGSEDLAEGLTENMGDANAFLLDKHGAIAVGGSLKDAFHRLETLEFMAEMQYRLIAIEKGDPLPMDEVEKILRSGH, from the coding sequence ATGAGGTTCATGAAAGAGCGGGCGGAGATAGTGAGGTTCGGGAAATATCTGTATGATAAAGGCCTGGTGACAGGGACGAGCGGTAATATCAGTGTCAGGGGGGACGAGGACACGATGCTCATCACCCCCTCCGGCGCCTGTAAGGGCATGCTGTCGGTCTCTGACATGATCGAGGTCAGGATCTCAGACGGTGAGCTGCTCTCGGAAGGGAGGCCGTCCATGGAAACACCGTTCCATCTGGCTTTCTATAGGAAGAGAAGGGATGTCAATGCCGTTGTCCATTCCCATCCACTGTATTGTACCATATTCGCCGTGGCTGGGCTGAGGGTCTTCACCACGTTGACGCCCGAGTCCCTTCTCGTACTTGGAAGAGAGGTGCCATATGTTCCTTATGCTACACCCGGATCAGAGGACCTGGCCGAGGGTCTGACAGAGAACATGGGGGATGCCAACGCATTTCTGCTCGATAAGCATGGTGCAATAGCCGTCGGGGGGAGCCTTAAAGATGCCTTCCATAGGTTGGAGACCCTGGAGTTCATGGCCGAGATGCAATACCGGCTCATCGCCATCGAGAAAGGGGACCCTCTGCCGATGGACGAGGTCGAAAAGATACTTAGGTCAGGCCATTAG
- a CDS encoding ribosomal biogenesis protein, translated as MILVTKWFGVFLCEGQAVKRAVIFEKDPKVIAKKLAAVQRGEVLPEERSLAVKRMKVAEPRLARLGKPVLFDSSFIRPQDYQMTPELMQRVMVELGKIRTREPLGEDKCIAQAIRATDDLIETINLMSERLHEWYGMYFPELADHAREERYAELIAEVGNREEILRQLGVELESVGSEMLEEDLATIRSFASSLVDLYKRKADLDRYILESMQKVAPNLTALLSANLAARMISLAGGLGRLSKLPSSTLQLLGAEKALFLHLRTGKRPPKHGIIFQHPLVNKAPYWQRGKVARTLGGKISIAAKVDHFKGEFIGDRLLAEMEERAKEIREKYPDPPRRAQPQFQRQQRRPEKSKVYKSKHN; from the coding sequence ATGATATTGGTCACAAAGTGGTTCGGGGTCTTCCTCTGTGAAGGCCAGGCCGTCAAGAGGGCCGTGATATTCGAGAAGGACCCAAAGGTGATTGCGAAGAAGCTTGCGGCGGTGCAGCGGGGGGAGGTCCTTCCAGAGGAGAGGTCGCTCGCGGTCAAGAGGATGAAGGTCGCTGAGCCGAGGCTGGCGAGATTGGGAAAACCTGTCCTTTTCGATTCGTCGTTCATAAGGCCCCAGGACTACCAGATGACCCCTGAGCTCATGCAGCGTGTGATGGTCGAGCTCGGGAAGATCAGGACGAGAGAGCCCCTGGGAGAGGACAAGTGCATCGCCCAGGCCATCCGTGCCACGGACGACCTGATAGAGACGATCAACCTCATGAGCGAGCGGCTCCATGAATGGTATGGTATGTATTTCCCGGAGCTTGCGGACCATGCCCGCGAGGAAAGGTATGCGGAGCTCATCGCCGAGGTCGGGAACAGAGAGGAGATCCTGAGGCAGCTCGGGGTAGAGCTGGAATCCGTGGGGTCGGAGATGCTCGAGGAGGACCTGGCAACGATAAGGTCCTTTGCCTCGTCATTGGTCGATCTTTATAAAAGGAAAGCGGACCTCGACAGATACATCCTCGAGTCGATGCAAAAGGTCGCTCCCAATCTAACTGCCCTGCTCTCGGCCAACCTCGCCGCAAGGATGATATCCCTAGCGGGGGGCCTGGGGCGTCTCTCCAAGCTGCCCTCGAGCACATTGCAGCTTCTAGGAGCGGAGAAGGCCCTGTTCCTCCATCTCAGGACGGGGAAGAGGCCTCCTAAGCATGGGATCATTTTCCAACATCCTCTGGTGAACAAGGCACCATATTGGCAGCGGGGCAAGGTCGCGAGGACCCTCGGGGGAAAGATATCCATTGCAGCGAAGGTCGACCATTTCAAGGGCGAGTTCATCGGGGACAGATTATTGGCCGAGATGGAGGAGAGGGCCAAGGAGATCAGGGAGAAATATCCTGACCCCCCAAGGCGCGCACAGCCCCAGTTCCAGCGGCAACAGAGGCGCCCAGAGAAGAGCAAGGTTTATAAATCGAAGCATAATTGA